A window of Benincasa hispida cultivar B227 chromosome 9, ASM972705v1, whole genome shotgun sequence genomic DNA:
ATGAAGTCTGTATTATCATCCTTTGATTGGGATTTGATTACATGAAATGATGGAAGtgattgtatatatatattatttacttaaatgatatcttcttcttcttctcctcctcctcttcctcctcttttcttTACATTCATGGTTTGATTGCAGATGGATCTATAATGAACTTTAACTGAACAGAATTTGTTAAATTGAGGTGTCCAACACGTTATGAATGTGGCTTAGAATCTTTCAGAGTTGTTTTGGAAGTATTATGCAAATAAAGGCTAATACAGATCAAACTCGTGTGCTTGAAAGTTTGGAACCACTATTTTTCAAGTTCAACTTGAGAATAGAAGAGAACAATTACATTAACATGtttttacaatatttttatCCTGAAAAGGGGAAATTGTTTTCATAACAGTTTAATGAACTATTACAACATACTATTGTTCCCTGTAGTATAAATTATGTTTCAATACATATTGTTAGTTTGTTCACAGTTTAACTCAGTAACAATCTATCCTGTAGATGTCTAATGTCTCCGGAAGGACGGGACTCCGATGGAGATtgctaaactattttagttAGAGATTTCAATTTTCCCACAGGCCCCGTCTCCCGATTTGGCgaaaaatgggagagggagtAGGGAAAAAAAGTTCCCCATGAGCTAAACAGAGACGGGAAATGCATTCTCCGTCCTCGGCCCTGCCCCGTTCCCTATCCTCATCTcaattagcttttacatatgtatagttatctaatattatgttattattattattatataaatattacatttaaatttcaaatttgattatttattgaggATGATAATGAATATacttaaattgaatgtttaaatttaaattatataggtgaataatttgatttatatttatttttttttactaaaaattaattaacttttttaggccaaaatttgagtaatttatctttaaatttaaattattatttaaaactaatcacaataaacaatttagtaataaagttaattatttaattataatttactcagattagtgatttaaatcaattgactttttttttaacagaAAAAAATTCCCCGCCGAAAACCTGATCTCGAATTCTCCGTAGGAATCTCTGACTCGATCCCGTGAGAAATTTTACGAGATGAGGAATGAAATGGAGAATTGGGATGGAAATGAAAAATGGCATCGATGAACATCTCTAATTTTGGCGAGTCATTTGAGCAATTTTGAAGAAATTGGAGAGAACCTAATAATTCTCTGGGGTCCACTTTGATAAACATTTGAATGTCACATTGTTATTAAGTAAATAATTGAAGTTTTACCTGAGCAGTGATATTCAAaagattttatttgataatcatttggtttttaattttttaatttctgaaaattaaatttataaacacaatcgtgtatattatttttttcatttgaatattaagagtattttcaaaattaaagccaaaattttaaaaattaaaaaaaaattcaaaaacttgttcttgtttttgtttttaaaaattgactaaAAACTTTAATGTCTACACACAatcacattttttaaaaaaattaaaaataaggaaactaaataattaacaaaaagaTTCTAAATGATTATCAAGGGAGAAACAAATCATTTTGTAACCCCCAAGGCAGGCATAGCAGAAGGCAAGTAGATAATGTcatttgtacaaatattttttatttttgtttgtggAATCCACACCTCTCTTCTCAGCCTAGAGTTTTCGATTGATctctgttttattttatttttatttttattttgttttttcttatgGTAAGATAGGCCAGTTTTACACAATGAATCACAGGAGAATTAACAAGCTGGATCTTGCAATCCACACACCAAATTTGCTGGAACTGCTATGTCCATCATCTTTGGATAAGGCAGGTTCAAATCTGAAAGAGAGAAACAATATGGTTGTGTTATAGCAGAGACAATCAGTTCACACcatattaaattttttgttttatctaCGTACGTTCCATGATTTTCTTGAATtcttcctgcaaaacaaaaacaaacccaGGTAAAAAGTTACAAACTCTAGATGTAAAAGCAAAGGATTTAGTAACCATAATTCTGCTTCGAAATGCAGTTTTCAGATAAGTGGTTTTAGTTACTAAAGAAATTACCAGATCCTTGGTAAGCCGGGGATTGTATTTCATTTCTTCACCTACGGTACTAGCCTGAAATTGCAAGTCAGATATGAGCGAACAAACCGTGTTTTTGAAGAAAGAACAGGTGTAGAAATTTCCTTACACTAAATCCCTTGTAATCATGAGCGGGATAGATCAATGTGTCCTTTGGCAGAGTGAAAATCTGGAACACAGAGTTAATATAATCAGAACGAGTTCGAGTTAcagaaaactaaaacaaaaaaatgccATCTATAGTGATAATGAGCTCTTCCTATAATCTCTCCCCTTTCATTTTTCATCGGAAATATACCTAGTGTATGTCCTTACCTGCGAGTGCACAGATTCATAGAGCTGCTTTGAACTTCCACCCTACAGAAAAGACACTGGTATTCAGCCTAGtggcaataatgctcaattttGCAAATGAGAAAGAGAATAGAATACAAACATCTACACATATAGGTCATGATCTTGCAGAATGGTTGTGattaattaagaaaacatttacACCTAATGATTAGTTAATAGTTTATAATGGTTCCGGTAACCCCAGAAGTCGAAACAAAGTTTTTCGCAGTTATCGTTGtgcaacaaaacaaaaacagcTACCATTATGACTTGACGTTTATATAATAGAACAGAAAACCTGTACCGTGCAGTAGATACAAGAGAAGTTTGGAAAATCAGTTAAATGTATGGAGTGTCACAAGCAGAAATATGATGGCCAAAGTATTATACTGAAATATCTTTATCCAAAAGATAAATACTTTCGAGAACTTCTTGAGTATTACcatcaagaaataaataataagcCAATCGGTGAAGCTACCTGAAAATCTGTCCTCCCACATCCCCGTATCAACAGAGCATCACCAGTGAATGCCATCCTAGGATGAGGCTGATCAGGTTCATCCCCTGTTACGTAGGTGACGCATCCTGATGTGTGCCCCGGAGTAGCACGAACCTGAAATTATGTGCAAGATCAAGTTGAGACGAGTCAACTCTAGGATTGTCCCCAAAATTTATCCGTTTTCTTAACATTGCCATACTTGATGATTCTTGAAGTGCATATATTCTttcttcaaaagatacttttgCTCAGTCTGGGTTCAGGAactttataaatgaaatcataGTCTTCGAAACTGCTAGTGCCTCATTGAAAAATTAACACCAGAAAGTAAATAACGGGGGTCCATACATAATAAAAATCCTAAATCAACAAGGCTCATCAGTTTTCCATCAAAGCTGTAATATCAAAGGAGGTTATAAAATGTTCATTATATATTTCCCTACCACTGCTAACAAAATCTTTACTGAACAGTCACTAATCTAGTCCATAATCTTCACTAAACTGATGACACATCTAATGAAAACTTCCTAGCTAAGACCCCCTATATTATCCATATGTTTCTCCACCTCTGCATTAAGAGATGAAAATTGGAGGTGGCAGTGACGCATCAAGTTTCTAAAACGTTAAATATTTCCTTCCTCCTCACTCCATGTGAGATCCACCTACACTTCATATGTAATCCAATTCCTGATTTGTTATGATCATCAAAAAGGAACCAGATGATATATCTTTGCAGTACATCTTAACTAGTTTTAGTGGAAGGTAATATTATTGTTGATAGAATTAGAGCAATAATGAATAAACAACCATAAGAAGTAATGATGTGGAGCCATAtcccaaaagaaaataagagataGAGGAGCTAGCTGCAGTATGTAATATTGAAGGAGGCTAAATAAGTCAAAGGAGCGGTTCGGGCACAAAAATTGACTACTACCTTTCTGCGTTGCATTTTTTCATTCTCAAGCCCCACAAATGTAAATGTTTACAGGAGATTTTTGTAGTATTGAAACGCTAAAGAAGAAATGAATCAATGCTTACTCTTTAAAAACTCATGGAAATTGTCATAGTCATAGATGAAGAAGTAGTAATCTATGAAGTCTGAAATTAGAAGGCAGTGTCAGTCCTCGAGAGTTCTGCCACCGTATGGTGGGCGGAGGAGGCCTGGTGCCATATAATGTCATAACCAGCATCTACTAACCAAGTTTATACTATGTCAAGAATTAGATTAGATTTTCAACATGAGAGAATGTCACCGAGCTAAGCAAAGTTTAGAAATCATTACAAATACGAGAGCTGATATATTATGTTGATGAACTGTCACCAGTCCTACTATGTGATGGCAAAGATGATGGATTGATGTCTTGACAAAATGCTGGAATCATAACTATGAAAACAAACAGAGATCTGTACTGTGTCTTTGTTTTGTACTGTTAAATACAAGTATTGGCATACCTCCAGGAATAGATCACCAAAAGAAATCCTATCGCCAGGTTCAATCAACACATCAGCTTTTGAACCACTTGCTCTCGAGATAACAGATTTCGCTCCTGGAAATTTACTCTGAAGGAAATTAATGCATCAAAGATAACAATACCAACAAGGTCGGACAATGAAAAAACAATAACTGGGATTGAGTAATCACCAACAAaaatgatcaagaagaagaacCTTGATGAGTCCAGTGCCAGTGACATGATCAGCATGCACATGAGTATTCATAGCATATACAAGCTTCAGTCCCAGTTCTCTTACAAGATTTAGATCCCTATCTACAGTCTTGTCAACCGGGTCAATCAACTGAAGGaagaaaaaatcaacaaatcaaaGGAGAACGAAAAACCCATTAATGCTTTTGACCAAACTTTTCAACCCAACTCGGAAAACACACCAGAAACATGCCCCCAAACACTGATGAAATGAAACGAAACTAAACAAAACCATTATCACATTCATCAAATAacaaacaaatttcaaattaaattcaaacagCCAAACAGTAACGTAGAAAAGATAGATTAGATAAAGGAAATTACAAGCGCCGGTTTATCAGGGTGGGAAACATCAGCGAGAAGGTAAGTATAAGTGGAAGATTCCTTCTCGAACAATTGACGGAACAAGAGCTTAGACGAGGAAGAAGATGGCGATGACCCCATTTGGGAACTGAAATACTTGATGGGAATTCTGGAAATCGGTTTCAcaggaagaagatgaggagTTGGAGAGACGAAGAATAAAGCATTGGAAGGAAACAAGGGAATTCGTAAGAATCGAAAGCCTTGCATCGCGCCTTGTTATTGACTGAAACTTGATTGGAACGTGGCGAAGGATAATACTAGTTTAGTGAATTGTTAATCGCAAATGGGAGAGAGGAGGTGGAATTGTCGTTATCAATGGACATGAAATGGAAGATCCGTCAGATACCGATTTTGCAAGTTTTGCTTCATCCGTTCTCTCTCCATTTGTGTCCTGCTCGCCGCTCCTGGTTTTGCTTTTGCCCATAACAAAATAGAGTGATTGTACACGATGGCCTTTTGTATATAATTTCTTAACAGGTGTCCAACTTTATTATATACAATACAACCAAATAATTGATTCGtttcaattttgagtttttttttcacCGATGACCGATGACCTTCTCTCGCACCTATATGTTTTATGATCCGTTTTCACTAtcttataaattataatctttTACTTACGTCAGAGGGTACTTTCAGCCTTTCCAATAACTCGTGCTCGAGATGAAATCTCTAGTCTGACATCTTTTTTAAAGCCTGAACTCAATACTATCATAATAACACGACAAAGAAATTTAAGAGACCCGATGGTATAATGATATCGGGTAGGGAATGAACTCACCAGCCCGATTGCTTTTTTGAATCCTTAACCCGATTGATTAAAATCCAAAACTCGGATGGTATTACCAGTGACATTGCGACAGTAGTGAACGTCTAAGCCCAACAGTGCCTTTTTCGAAGCCCTAACCCAATAATAAACAAAAagctcaaaattcaaatttattaatcaaaaaaaaaaaaaaaacataatccAAATCAAAGAGAGTATGTACATTACCTCTATCTCCGTTGGTCACTATTTATTTTACTTAATAATGGTTGGTTGCATTTTGCCCGATTGTGTTCTGGATTTCCACACCTAATGAACCTTTAGGTTGGATGGTGTTCTCCGAAAGATAGAATCCAGTTCACACGTGGCCTACCAACACTGGTTGCAATTTTCGGTGGTAGGATAATGCATTCTACGTAGCCAGGTGGTTTCCTCCACTCAGAAGAATGTCCAACTAAGAATATTGGGTCTGCATATATTAGGATTAGGGATTCTATGCTAAAAAATTGATTGCAAAGTGTGTAAGGGTTAATTTTCCTCAACCTTACAACAACTATTGCATGTGAGCATGGAATTTCTAAGTAGTTGAACCATTTGCATGTGCACTAATGGGTGTTTAAGCTGACGGCGCCATCCAAGTGATTATCCTTCACAATGAATGTAAGACAATAAATCAGGCTTATTTAGTACCACCTACCACTCTTAAATTCCTTAGCCACTTGTTTTTTGGCATGATTCGAATATAAAGATGTACATATGGACCACTGGGTTCTGCACTCGAAAAACCATTCTTGGAGCTTCTCCCTAATAAATTCCAAAAAGGTATGATTGGTAAGAGTTTGGCCTCTGTTGTAAGTGCATTGAAGCATTATGCACCGTTGCTGGTCATATTGTCATGTTGTCTTAAAGATTGATGGACTCGGGTCATCACTCTAAGTTGACATTCTCCAAGTATTGCGTCACAACCCTATTCTTGAATCCACGTAGTTGCTCTCAGAGCTTGTTGAATTCAGATAGTTTGTATGTTCTCTCTACATCATTGAACCACTTCAGAATTATACTTGTTgagttatatgtcctaaaacttgcaatttgtaatattaaacatattctatttacaataaagatgttattgaggttaatttaataaaacttttatgtaaattgcacttgtaaagactaaatccaataaaataagattcatggctattagatgaatacttggactttatgtagagacaatatcaagttttagtaaatagccaaaacggtctatagtatacgaataaggtttggtaccttattctggtaacacttttggatgtgacccactttgtatttagtacaaatgatgtgatcttgaatcgttcatgtggagacatgcgagtggggacgtcctatgcaatgagtttgtgtaaGGCCAGACCAAGAAacaagttactcttactttataacgttgtttactgtttaagactgattatttcaaagcaagtgacctagataacttggccttaatcctgagctaactatgaactcctgtttattcgggattatccttatatttgtatggatgagggttggctcaataagcctcccatttcaggggtaagactgggtagatagctggggacatagggtgcaagataaaATTCGCTTCTACCCGCtattagggatagtagaaagattgttctcttaagtactgattccaggtcttgaacaaggtgtcctaccttctcattggccccagaaggactcggtttagggattggatcacaaaccaattgttcattggagaatcagtgggacttaaggaacaagatgcaATCTCAGAGGTAAAACAActattgacccaaccattattacgtacaacatgtgaaggattaacttactaattatggttatatcgagtggacataattatatctacagtgagaggagtgcaactactggactttagtggaatgacccggtAGGTAACGATGTTGATTAGTTCGGTTTAAAAGTTTAGCccattaatctcggattgttagagctcatgatctgtaggtccattaggtccctctggCCGGCTATTGAAAGAAAAAGCTTGCATCTGGGTGGGTCTTGCCGGTCCCATCTCTCTCTAAACTTGACGTGGTAgtagctcacaaacggaataaaccttagaatagagtgatgagtttaatttgaaacgttcaaattcgaattaagggaaagtaattatatgcgatataattacacattaaattattaaattaaaagaaattggagaattggataatatttaaatataatttaaatattaatttcatgaatagggattcatggttgTGGAATCgatgtttaatttaatatttgatattaaattaataagaattaattaaattatttaattaattaaatcaattaaattgaaatttgaaattttgaattttgtgaaaatttaaatttagaaaatcaatttttgttttaatttaattttgaaaattaaattaaaaattgaattttaataaaaattcaattaatttattttaaataatttttaaaatagaattgattttgaaaattgataaattcaatttcaattttaattaaattgaatttaaattgaaaatttggaaaaatccaattttagtggatttttccaactTGACTCATCTTCCACTCAATCCCACTCAAAATTGATCAAGGTGGAGTTGTCAATTTAATGTGCAATGCATGAAGAGTTAGAACAAAACCTAAGGTTTTTGGGTTGAGAGGATGAGTCAtgcaattattttttcttttttgagagaagaagaagagttcttcgtTCTCTAGCTGAAGAACCaagaaaaattttcatattcttCCCTCATTTCAGTTCATttcgagtcccacaactcaatctaatgTCCAAGAAAATGTAGGGAATATCTATTGGTGGTCCACACCTTGTAGCTAAGAagattgaagttgatttgaagttcaaagtcttcaaaggtgagtttttttatgaaaccctctttttctgatatgaacatgctttattagttgctaaaattgatgaattagagtgtttagtGATCCAAATTTCTTCCGTTAATTGTATGCTAAGTCCAACAGTACTATCCTTAAGTGCATTGCTATGTTTTTAGGTGGTAATACATAATGCATTAAATGTGTTGGGGAAAACTTGGTCCACCGCGTTCGATATACTAATGTGGCAGTTAGAAACAATGACCATGTTCGAATCCTCACTTATGCAATGGCTTCAGGTGTCACATGAAGTATGCTCATGTTGCATCAGTTTCTTTGTCCATTATTCCATACATGAAAAGCTATAACTGATTATTACCGTAAAAACTAACGGCAACCAACATGCAACCTTTATATTTTCCTTTGGGTGTGGACTCATCAACGATCACCACGGGACAACAACTAGCATACCCTCGGATAGAAGGGCCTAGGGCCATGAACATGTATTTGAAGTGTACTATATCTTCTAATTGTATGTCAAATACAGTATCTGGGTTTGTAATCTTCAAAGCTTCCCCGTAAGCATGTAGTATGGCGTAAGATTCCTCTGGGGAGCCTCGTACTTGTGAGTACGCTATCTCGAATGCACATCATACTTTATCATAGCTTATATTGACTCCATATTCTCAACTTATATCATTAATAATGTGATTCGGCTTGTACACACGACCGACGTCCCGAACTTTATCCGCAATCATCTTACTAACCAGTGAGGTTGTTGCATGCTTGTGATCATTGGGATAGTTTTTCTAGTTTCTTTCCTTTTTaggatagttttaaaattagttttaaaattttatattagtctttcatttttagtttaagtagggtaatttaaaaaaaaaaaaattagggcaCAATGTCACGACTCTGCGAAGCAGAACTGCATTTTAAGCGTTCTGCGCGTCAAGGATCGCtttctttcatcttcttctttcaatTTCCAGTGTTTTCTCTTAAATTTCTTCCCATCCCTTCATGATTCTTCACCTAAAAACATAAATTCCTTGCTGATTATCCTCAGATTTCATCAAATCTTCAAGTTTTCTCAACTATTCATCCTTAAATTTGTGGGTTTCATACCCAAACCAAAttctagggttttttttttttttttttttttttgtgcaatcTTTGGGATTTCTTCAAACTTGAGGTAAATTTTGAGCTTTTCATTGTGTATTTCTTTTAGATTTACTAAATATGTTGAAATTCTTCTAAGTTGTGTGGATCTATGCTTAATTTGAATTGTGTtaaaaatttggttaatgatgtttttgttgaaattgaaataaatgttGGGATTTTTCTGTTTGCACGTGAAATTGATCTAAAGTGTTATATATTTTGTGTGGATTAGGTAAATTTTGAAGGATTTGTCGAATTTCCCCAAGGTTAGAACCTGATTTTGTGAGCTTTTCTAATTAAATGAAGTTTCATGGGTCCTAGGAGAGTAGGAAGGAGGGATGTTGCTAGCACTAATTGGGATGGACGTGAACCTGAGCCTGTTTTCGAACACCCTAGGTTTAGTTCCTAAAGAGCCATGGATAGATATCATTATGTAATTTCCTCTAGAAGCCTAGTCCTTGAAAGTGCCTTAACCTTAAAAGTTGATTTATATCCCCATATCTCTGTTGAGATACAGCATAGAGGGTGGGAAGCCTTGGCTAACCATCCCGATGAGGCGGTTTTTCCTATCGTCAAGAAGTTTTATGCTAATTTAGACAATGATAGGGATTTCTCGTTAGTTAGAGGCATTAGAGTCCCTTATTCGTCTCTCCGTATCAATGAAGTCTATGGTTTGATCGACTTCAATGACGAATACGATAGATTCTGCTCCCAACAGCTTCCTGAACAAGAAGTAATAGAAGCTTTGTATGGACCTAGGGTTGAATAGGTTGGTCAATAAGCATTGTCGTTAGGTTTAAGGGGATGGAGATGTTTGTCTCCGATCAAATCTGGCATGCATTTGTATGTTCCAAACTGATGCCAGTATTACGACTCACCAACATTACCAAGGATCGGACCAAACTCGTATACTGTCTAGTTCAGGGGATGTTTGTCAACGTGGGACAGGTCATTAGAGCCTCAATCTGCCGTTATGGACGTTGTTCCACCATGGATAGCCTTGGACACCCAAGCTTAATTACAGAGCTCTCCCGAAGGTCCGGGGTGGAGATCCCTGATGACGGAGAGAAGATAGGACATTGGACACCCATTTCCAGATCGTCAGTTGCTGCATTCCACGAGGGTGGAGTGGATGAGTTAGACGAGGACAATCAGAATGACGAGGGCATTCCCACATTAGAGAAACATCCCCATGTTGATCCCCAGGATCAGTACGATGTGCCACTAGTGGATGATTCGTTTGGAGAGTAAGTTTTGAGGATGTCTACTGAAGCCCTTAAGATAGCCACTGAGTCCCTAAGTGTGAGTTAGGACACTACTCGCCTGCTAGGCGCATAGAAAGGATGGTGAACTACATTTATGAGCAGAATCGTCTTTGTTATGCCAGCATAGGTTTCCAGAGTGATCTTCAGATGGAGCCAGACTCACAAGCCTCCGATTGAGGCTAAGCTGCACTCCCTTTTATGCTCTCAgtagtatttttcttttccttcctttattttcttttttgttgtttgtagtttttctttcttttagtttttgctaacttcttttttgttttgtaggtttctttttgttttgtttttcttttatttttctttgttttgtaagcCCCTCCAAAACTTTAACAGAAAAGTCAGGGCAAAGAGAAGAAGCCCAACCACAACCATGTAACATGTTTTCAAGGGAGGTTTCTGTTCCCttgttcttttcattttttagctTTACTTGAGATACATTGGTGACAATGTATCGTTTTAAAGTTGGGGGTGGGTATCTGTTGGGTAGCTTTTATTTTAGCTTGGGGTCCTTGAGCGCTATGTTTGGACTATGTTTTGTGTGCTTTGATTGTCTTGTTTGCTCTGTTGCTCTGTTGTAATTATGATGGCTTATGACACATTCTTCTTGCAATAAAATTTGCATAGAATATTATaaaagcatgatcatgatttttagcccatgtttttttaaaaaaattcttttctctcatgcatctttaagtcattgttttgcaaaattaaagtcttgcatgcttagaattgggttatctGGTATGTATTTCTGTTGTCACCTCAaaaggtccacctttgacttaggagtaaccTTACTTTTTTTAgagcaaaactagacaaagtggataaaataggACCTATtgtgtatataaaaaaatgaaagaaagaaagaaaagaaaaataaaattagttgcAATTCAGGGGGAGGAGGGGGTGACAATAAAAAAACTGAGGTAATAGTTAGCTtgcctgcaaaaaaaaaaaaaaaaaaaaaaaaaaagtgcgcatgtgtgcatggatagaggtaaAAATAACTACCTCCGCCATGTCCAGTTAGGGCCCCGTGAGAAAAGAATGGATAGGTTCCTAGCGGTtgggtgtgaaagctagccctttaggtaaaataaatgtcctttatattttttgtgtgtgtgtgtttaggcacctttgtcttagtgttgccctctctctgtcctctCTGTGGTTTGATCTCGTACTTACCACTATTACTACGTctttgtagtgataggagtaattcagttttttaaattttcttttgaccaAGTCTGGAGCTTATTAACGACATAAGTTTCAGGACttgtcaatatatatataaatgtagTGGGAATGATGATGAGACTATGATGGGTTATTGAGATCATAAACTGCTAATCAAGTTTAGTAGGTGTTAAAGAGAAAGTTCACAAGAATAGGTTAGACCGTagttgtcataagagggttgacaACTACTGTTTTCACATCCCTTCTCAGATTTAGAAGATAATCTGGCagggggtgtgacaatatattgacaagatgcttgtcagatatttgaTGCACTATTCCAAGAAGTGTTTATTACCTTTCGGacatgaaattgttttgtctaaggaatagtatcccaagaatcatcaagaggttgagaaaatgaggcAAGTTCCCTATGCATTagctgttggtagccttatgtatgcaatgttatgtaccataCCTGAAATTTCCTGCAGTAGAGActgtcagtagatatcaattcaatccaagattagatcactcAACAACGATCAAAACAATTCTCAAATATCTACAgggaacgagggactatatgtttatatatggaagaactaaggatttgatctttataggatacacagactctgactttcaaactgatagggATTCAGGAAATTcacatcagggtcagtttttactctaaacgtaggagctatagtttgatgaagcattaagcaaggatgcatcgcggactccactatggaagctgaatacataACTGCTTGCGAAGCAACTAAAGAGTCTGTTTCGCtaaagaagttccttactgatttagaagttgttccaaatatgtc
This region includes:
- the LOC120087298 gene encoding persulfide dioxygenase ETHE1 homolog, mitochondrial — its product is MQGFRFLRIPLFPSNALFFVSPTPHLLPVKPISRIPIKYFSSQMGSSPSSSSSKLLFRQLFEKESSTYTYLLADVSHPDKPALLIDPVDKTVDRDLNLVRELGLKLVYAMNTHVHADHVTGTGLIKSKFPGAKSVISRASGSKADVLIEPGDRISFGDLFLEVRATPGHTSGCVTYVTGDEPDQPHPRMAFTGDALLIRGCGRTDFQGGSSKQLYESVHSQIFTLPKDTLIYPAHDYKGFSASTVGEEMKYNPRLTKDLEEFKKIMEHLNLPYPKMMDIAVPANLVCGLQDPAC